Proteins from a genomic interval of Diaminobutyricimonas aerilata:
- the pdxS gene encoding pyridoxal 5'-phosphate synthase lyase subunit PdxS, producing the protein MTDSTTAPEQSTSALGTSRVKRGLAEMLKGGVIMDVVTAEQARIAEDAGAVAVMALERVPADIRSQGGVARMSDPDLIDQIISSVSIPVMAKARIGHFVEAQVLQALGVDYIDESEVLSPADYVNHIDKWPFTVPFVCGATNLGEALRRITEGAAMIRSKGEAGTGDVSEATKHIRTISSEIRALAAKSRDELYVAAKELQAPYDLVVEIAETGKLPVVLFTAGGVATPADAALMMQLGADGVFVGSGIFKSGDPAKRAAAIVKATTFYDDPAVIAEASRGLGEAMVGINVSDLPAPHRLAERGW; encoded by the coding sequence ATGACAGACAGCACCACTGCACCCGAGCAGTCCACCTCCGCCCTCGGCACGAGCCGCGTCAAGCGCGGTCTCGCCGAGATGCTCAAGGGCGGGGTGATCATGGACGTCGTCACCGCCGAGCAGGCCCGCATCGCCGAAGACGCCGGCGCCGTCGCCGTCATGGCGCTCGAGCGTGTTCCCGCCGACATCCGCTCGCAGGGTGGCGTGGCCCGCATGAGCGACCCCGACCTCATCGACCAGATCATCTCCTCCGTCTCGATCCCGGTCATGGCGAAGGCCCGCATCGGCCATTTCGTCGAGGCCCAGGTGCTGCAGGCTCTCGGCGTGGACTACATCGACGAGTCCGAGGTGCTGTCGCCCGCCGACTACGTCAACCACATCGACAAGTGGCCCTTCACCGTGCCGTTCGTCTGCGGCGCCACCAACCTCGGCGAGGCGCTGCGGCGCATCACCGAGGGCGCCGCGATGATCCGTTCGAAGGGCGAAGCCGGCACCGGTGACGTCTCGGAGGCGACCAAGCACATCCGCACCATCTCGAGCGAGATCCGTGCGCTCGCCGCCAAGTCGCGCGACGAGCTCTACGTCGCGGCGAAGGAGCTGCAGGCGCCGTACGACCTCGTCGTCGAGATCGCCGAGACGGGCAAGCTGCCCGTCGTGCTCTTCACCGCTGGTGGGGTCGCCACCCCGGCGGACGCCGCGCTCATGATGCAGCTCGGCGCCGACGGAGTCTTCGTCGGTTCGGGCATCTTCAAGTCCGGCGACCCGGCCAAGCGCGCCGCGGCGATCGTCAAGGCGACGACGTTCTACGACGACCCGGCCGTGATCGCCGAGGCGTCGCGCGGTCTGGGTGAGGCGATGGTCGGGATCAACGTCTCCGACCTGCCTGCGCCGCACCGTCTCGCCGAGCGCGGCTGGTAA
- the ruvC gene encoding crossover junction endodeoxyribonuclease RuvC, with translation MTLRVLGIDPGLTRCGIGIVDLEPDRRASLVHVDVIRTPPELALELRLLAVAEGIAAVLSEFSPHAVAVERVFAQHNVRTVMGTAQVSGIALHAAAARGLTVGLHTPSEVKAAITGYGSADKRQVGTMVARVLGLAEIPRPADASDALALAICHGWRGAPSAAPTGGALTPAQQAWRAAEKSSGARRVTR, from the coding sequence ATGACGCTGCGGGTTCTCGGGATCGACCCCGGTCTGACCCGCTGCGGGATCGGCATCGTCGATCTCGAACCGGACCGCCGGGCGAGCCTCGTGCACGTCGACGTCATCCGCACGCCCCCCGAGCTCGCGCTCGAGCTGCGGCTGCTCGCCGTGGCGGAGGGCATCGCCGCGGTGCTGTCGGAGTTCTCCCCGCACGCGGTCGCCGTCGAGCGGGTGTTCGCCCAGCACAACGTGCGCACCGTCATGGGCACGGCGCAAGTGAGCGGCATCGCCCTGCACGCGGCTGCCGCGCGCGGGCTCACGGTCGGTCTGCACACCCCGAGCGAGGTGAAGGCGGCGATCACGGGGTACGGATCCGCCGACAAGCGGCAGGTCGGCACGATGGTCGCGCGGGTGCTCGGCCTCGCCGAGATCCCGCGACCGGCGGACGCGAGCGACGCTCTCGCGCTCGCGATCTGCCACGGCTGGCGTGGTGCGCCGAGCGCCGCGCCGACCGGGGGAGCGCTGACGCCCGCGCAACAGGCGTGGCGCGCGGCCGAGAAGTCGTCGGGCGCACGTAGGGTGACGAGGTGA
- a CDS encoding YebC/PmpR family DNA-binding transcriptional regulator, which produces MSGHSKWATTKHKKAVIDARRAKSFAKLIKNIEVAAKIGGADLSGNPTLVDAVQKAKKTSVPNDNIDRAIKRGAGLTGESIDYQTIMYEGYGPNGVALLIECLTDNKNRAAADVRTAMTRNGGTMADPGSVAYNFSRKGVISITKTDGVDEDDILAAVLDAGAEEVTDRGAGFEVITEPSQLVAARTALQEAGIDYDSADAEFVPNLSIEVDADTARKVFRLIDALEDSDDVQNVYANFDIPADVQAQLDDED; this is translated from the coding sequence GTGAGCGGCCATTCCAAGTGGGCAACGACCAAGCACAAGAAGGCCGTCATCGACGCGCGCCGGGCCAAGTCGTTCGCCAAGCTCATCAAGAACATCGAGGTCGCCGCCAAGATCGGCGGTGCCGACCTCTCGGGCAACCCCACCCTCGTCGACGCCGTGCAGAAGGCGAAGAAGACGTCGGTGCCCAACGACAACATCGACCGCGCGATCAAGCGCGGTGCGGGGCTCACCGGTGAGTCGATCGACTACCAGACGATCATGTACGAGGGCTACGGCCCGAACGGCGTCGCGCTGCTGATCGAGTGCCTCACCGACAACAAGAACCGCGCCGCCGCCGACGTGCGCACGGCGATGACCCGCAACGGCGGCACGATGGCCGACCCCGGCAGCGTCGCCTACAACTTCAGCCGCAAGGGCGTCATCTCGATCACCAAGACGGACGGGGTCGACGAAGACGACATCCTCGCCGCCGTGCTCGACGCGGGCGCTGAGGAGGTCACCGACCGCGGCGCCGGGTTCGAGGTCATCACGGAGCCCTCGCAGCTGGTCGCCGCGCGCACCGCGCTGCAGGAGGCTGGCATCGACTACGACTCGGCCGACGCGGAGTTCGTGCCGAACCTCAGCATCGAGGTCGACGCGGACACCGCGCGCAAGGTGTTCCGGCTCATCGACGCCCTTGAAGACAGCGACGACGTGCAGAACGTCTACGCCAACTTCGACATCCCCGCCGACGTGCAGGCGCAGCTCGACGACGAAGACTGA
- the pdxT gene encoding pyridoxal 5'-phosphate synthase glutaminase subunit PdxT translates to MLALQGDFREHLAVLRGLGADAVPVRRASELDDVEGLVIPGGESTVMDKLSRTFGLAEPLTERIAAGMPVYGTCAGLIMLADRVLDAIEGQQTLGGLDVTVRRNAFGSQLDSFETDLDVPALGDPPVHAVFIRGPIVEAVGERSTPFAALGDGRVVAVEQGNLLGTAFHPEITGETRFHEYFLDKVRAAR, encoded by the coding sequence GTGCTCGCGCTGCAGGGAGACTTCCGGGAGCACCTCGCGGTGCTCCGCGGGCTCGGCGCCGACGCGGTGCCGGTGCGGCGTGCATCCGAACTCGACGACGTCGAGGGACTCGTCATCCCGGGCGGCGAGTCGACCGTGATGGACAAGCTCAGCCGCACCTTCGGGCTCGCGGAACCGCTCACGGAGCGCATCGCCGCCGGAATGCCGGTGTACGGCACGTGCGCGGGGCTCATCATGCTCGCCGATCGAGTGCTGGATGCGATCGAGGGTCAGCAGACGCTCGGTGGCCTCGATGTGACGGTGCGCCGCAACGCGTTCGGCAGTCAGCTCGACTCGTTCGAGACCGACCTCGACGTGCCCGCGCTCGGCGACCCGCCGGTGCACGCGGTGTTCATCCGCGGGCCCATCGTCGAGGCCGTGGGGGAGCGCTCGACCCCCTTCGCGGCGCTCGGTGACGGTCGCGTGGTCGCCGTCGAGCAGGGCAACCTGCTCGGCACGGCGTTCCACCCCGAGATCACCGGGGAGACGCGCTTCCACGAGTACTTCCTCGACAAGGTGCGCGCCGCCCGCTGA
- the ruvA gene encoding Holliday junction branch migration protein RuvA, whose protein sequence is MISSLRGTVLHSAGTTVVIEVGGVGLSVQVTPQHALALRVGAEALVHTALIVREDELSLYGFQNTEELAIFDLLRGVTGVGPKSALGVLATLAPDEVADAVATENDAAFRKVSGIGPKTAKLIVVSLAGKLAAVAPRAVASVPDTAIAEQVTAALTGLGWPERIAAQAASDAVASAAPGDRVNVPVLLRSALALLGPNQPSALR, encoded by the coding sequence GTGATCTCCTCCCTGCGCGGTACCGTGCTGCATTCGGCCGGCACGACCGTCGTCATCGAGGTCGGCGGGGTCGGCCTCTCCGTGCAGGTCACCCCCCAGCACGCGCTCGCGCTGCGTGTCGGCGCCGAGGCGCTGGTCCACACCGCGCTCATCGTGCGCGAAGACGAGCTGAGCCTGTACGGCTTCCAGAACACCGAGGAACTGGCGATCTTCGACCTGTTGCGCGGCGTGACGGGGGTCGGCCCCAAGTCGGCGCTCGGTGTGCTCGCGACCCTCGCGCCCGATGAGGTCGCGGATGCGGTGGCGACCGAGAACGACGCCGCCTTCCGCAAGGTGTCGGGGATCGGGCCGAAGACCGCGAAGCTCATCGTCGTGTCACTCGCGGGCAAGCTCGCCGCGGTCGCGCCCCGCGCCGTCGCGAGTGTGCCCGACACCGCGATCGCCGAGCAGGTGACCGCCGCCCTCACCGGGCTCGGCTGGCCCGAGCGCATCGCCGCGCAGGCCGCGTCGGATGCCGTCGCGAGCGCCGCGCCGGGCGATCGGGTCAACGTGCCGGTGCTGCTGCGTTCCGCGCTCGCGCTGCTCGGCCCGAACCAGCCGTCGGCCCTGCGATGA